In Nerophis lumbriciformis linkage group LG01, RoL_Nlum_v2.1, whole genome shotgun sequence, the genomic stretch CATTCTTTAATACCGTAGTGTACTGTACTTATTTTTCCACGAAGGTTTGAAATTTGAAAGTGTTTAAATGAGAGAAATGTGAGAAAATGTTAATGCTTGTCTGAGAAAAGTTTATAAAGTGTGTGGTTGGGGCTTTACAGCCTTAAAACATACACAGTACTGTAAACgaaaaaaaactataataaataaataaacaacaaccTGTAAACGAAAAAACATGAatagtaaattgaaaaaaaacatccTGTAAATGAAAAACCATATAGTGTAaacgaaaaaaatatataatgaacGAAACACAtaaaaaacggagaaaaaaaataCCTTCTACTACGCGGATTTCATTTAAAGCGGGTAATTTTTGGAACGTAACCCCAGCGTTAAACAAGggaacactgtgtgtgtgtgtgcgcaaacgtgtatatgtatgtatgtatgtgtatatatggacTAGTCCCAGGTTTAGAATGTAACTACTGCATGCAGGATGAAAAATTAACATTACAGTTGAAAAGGGAATAGGAATGTGAAGATGTATTGTAAATGTTAATATTGTGTAGCATTCGAGGGGGAGAGAGCCCTCTTCTGGATAAACAGTTCAGTGTTTTTGTTCAAAACACATTTTCTATTTCAGAAAACCTCCGTTACCTGTACATTTCCTGTGTAAGTTTGTATTAAATACTATGCCCTTGTGAGTTCTGTCTAGACAAAGAACActtgtttattttattaaattgcaGGCAAAGTTGCAGACACGTTTTATGGTACTGCTTATTTTCAATACTTTAAATAACATGACATGAATAGCATTTTAATTTTACAGTACTGAACATAGAAATTAAACAAACCATCttatttaaaaatagtttttgcaaTCATTAAAATAAAGCAGCagctaaaatatgttttttgaagCTTGCTTCATGACTTACATATTTCTCTCACACAAGTGTTATCAATGCTACAATGATGCATCCTTGTATTTCATTATTCAATTCCCCTATCTGtttctttttttgttattttctggtgGCCATCCAATCATATAATGTACACCAAACCATTGAGGCTGACTTAATAACCGGTGGATAAAATGCACATATTATAGTACCACACCTAAATCTCTAACCTGTTGTATGCCCTTGATTGATGAGATATCAGATGAATATAGAATACACCTGGGATTCCAGCTCCTGAATGAAGCATGTAGCTTTATGTTGTCATGCTTCTACTTTCAGGCTTTGGCCTTCATGATTTGGGTGGGTGTGGTCTCCTCTGTTAACCCTCATCTGACTGAAGTCAGCTCTGTACCCCctcaaatacacacacattcaaagcACGGCGATGACACACCATTCAAACAACTCTGTTCAAGGCCAAATGAAATGGGTCAGTGAAAAGTCTCTTCATCTGTAGATTAACAATTTTTAAAGTTGTGTTCCCAGCCCTGAAGCCTATTTTTCTTTCACGTTTACCTCCATTTTTCACCCTCTTTTCCCACTTATTCACTCCACAACCTACTGTGATTTGTTGTTGGTGTTTATAGGCGGGGTTGCTGGGCTGTGAGGCGGTGTTTTCCAGCATGGCCCTGATGCAAGCCAACAACATTCCGGGTCAGAAGAagatgatgtcacacatgggTCATGGGCACAGGGCCAGTTCTGAGAGCCACCATACCCATTCACACCATAGCCATAACCACCATGGACACCAAGGTCACCATGCGCACATTGGCCATTTGTCTGCAGGAAGCTGTCCACCGCTGGTGAGAGAAATAAGCATTAAATAGTCTGATTTTGAAGTCAGTTTTGTATGGACCTGAAGTTAAGTTAGGCCTTTTAATTTCTGCTATTACTGTGTATACTTTGTAAATAAAAATCATGCAATGCTACAGAAGTACCTCAGTTTTCGTCTACcccatattttgtattgtttagTTTTCCAAAAACAAAGCCTAAAGTTAGCCCCTGTTTTCGTATTATCTCTGGTATCCCATTAAACTTTGCATTTAAGAAACTAGTCAGTCTGCCTAAGTATAAATCCGCATATTGAAGTCACTAAAGGAAGTATCTCGCGACTGCTTTTTTACTGAGTACAGTTGCAAAATAATCCATTATAGgcccaaagaaagttgcaagttgTGGCATACTGCTGGGTTTTAGGGTCATAACAGTATGACATGTTGTGCCGTAAAGCGCTGTGAAGCATATACGTGTGATTGCATTAGTTGATGTAAAAATAAAGTAGCGTGAGCAGTGCACAGAGTTGCTGACCATGCATTTTTGGATATACCtcaagtgccagcactttgataaattaAGTGAGAAACATTCTTGAACTCAAGAAAAAACTCGAACACGATAGTAGTATCAGCTTGGTTTTCCTTTCCTCACTTCCCCTGCTAATCATCGCTGTCTTTGCCCACAAGTGTCTTCAATAAAGGCAAAACTGATGTTCAATATTCATTTATGCATTTCAGTCATTTGTTTGtatgtattttgcattgttttctgcatgtaaactaGAATTCTTCAGAATAGAATAGAACGCTTTATTGCCATCAAAGATGAAAGTACGACAAGATTTATTCTATATAAAATTTGTTTGGTTTTTTGGTGTAAGGAACAGATTAGTTGGATTGAAAAAATTCCTACGTTTTTGTCGGGCCTTTCGGAACAGATTACCATATTGACTAAAACTGAGGTACCCCTGTACTTGTTGAAAGCCGCCAAAAATTTGACAACTTATTTTGTCTCCAAGCTGATCCAAAAGGATGGAGATTACCACACCTCAAGAATTTTGGATGGAAAGAATATGCAACATAAGAAAAAGCACAAAAAATCTGGGTCTGTCAAAGTCAAGGAGGAAGTGCGGGTATGTGTTTCTCCTCAAACGTAGACAATAATGCACCATACTATTATATACACTGTATGGATAATAATGAATTCACTTCTCAGAGTTAGTCAAACTGAGCACATTGACATCAAACACTTTGATTGGAGTCAGAAGAAATTTACTTTTTATGTCCTCGATAGCCTTTATTGCAGCAACTTGACATGGACGACGACGATGACAGTGCTTTGAAAGTTCAGAAGAACTTCATCTGTGACCACTGCTATGGAGCTTTCCGGAGCAGTTACCACCTTAAGCGACACATACTTACACATACAGGTGGGGTGCCACAATTTAATACCTTTGCTTCTTTTCACTGATGGTTCTATTGGACACCCCATGAATAAAACAAATAAGTAATAGAAAAGAAACATTTTAAGAGATGAAATAAGCATAATGTGAGGTGTTCATGTGTCAGCCCTGAGAAGTACATACAAGTCATTCTGTCTTGTGAATGTTCATAGGGGAAAAGCCTTACGCTTGTGACAGCTGCGAGATGCGCTTCATTCAGCGTTACCACCTGGACCGACACAAGAGGGTACACAGTGGCGAGAAGCCGTACCAGTGTGATCGTTGCAATCAGGTTTGTCACCCATGCTTTCTACAGTCACCGATCATCACATCTTCACCATCCACAGTATCTCACACGAGTGATTATACTCTTCTCAGCGACCagttttttatatctttttaagGGGCAAAAACAATAGCAATTGGATAAGACTTGTATAGTGGTATTGATTTATTGGCCTTTAAAAATAATTCAACATACATGTATTattagcttatgtaacaaaattccgttcttatctgtgctgtaaagttcaaatttgaatgacaataaaaaggaagtctaagtctaatgtagaTGTATTTTAAGATACGAGCTGTCTCTTTGCTTTTTGATATGCTTTAGGCTGTGAGCATAAATTTGAGTTGCGAGCCTCAATAGGCGATGCTGATTTGAGATACATGTGTTGAGTTTGTTAGTAGAACCTAATgagctcataagttgaggtactactgtatgtcTAAATGGTTTCAACTTAAGTGAGTGCACGTTACAATGAACATGTTCAAATTGTGGCTGAAATGTCAATATTTAGTATGAGTGCCATTGTTATCTAGCCCTGCCTAAAGATGAGGTAGGGAATCACACCCTGCTTCAGTATGCCGTAATagtaattaggggtgtaacgattgatctACATCAATAGATcgatttatattcataaatttcaagtatatcgatCAGTGCTCTGCAAGTTTGCCTTTCAAGGGATAATTATTGATCCAAGATCGTTTAAAAAGGTATCATCGATTTTATCGACacaagaaaaaaatgtatttaaaaatcgtACACTTATAtaaagtttagcacttttaataatAAAGATCTTAGATGTTAAGTATAATATCCCATTTGTGGggtcattaaaacaaaaatggcagataTATGCGGTGGTTGAGAAAGGTCATAACAAACGCCAATGCCACAAGACAATAGTGTAATATCTGTgacatgtgtgtctgtgtgccttTAAGAGTTAGTGCTGGGATGTGTAAGACGTGCGAGTGCGGCAGACTAGTGAACTTAGAACCGTGAGAGTTTGGGTGTCTCAGAGTGTATCTCTGACTGTGTCTCTTCTTCACTGCCGGGCATTAAAATACCATAACTTTCAGCTAccgcacgattgcaaaagccacaataaATACCAACGACACAACACAACGATAAAGCCGCAACATAACTTTAAATCACAGAAGAAGTAGCCGACACAATGGAagtgacagcggagcaagttACTACAACAAACCGACTCCGAGAACACAAGGAGAAGTCATGTCATGAGGAAGAAAGAAATAGAAGAGATGGATAAATGAGGCTATGGAAAATAGGAAGCAAGGGGCCAACACCATCAGCAGAATGAGGGGGCATACATGCTTCCACACACCTGGGACGCTGTTCTTCAGTGGCAACGTCAGAGCTGAGAACACATACTGTATGGCTGGGttggggaactttatttagcaggtaaatctactcttaaaatgttggttactgtacttttatttaaaaaatttgaatattgaaaATAAGAGCAGAAAAtatttcctcttgttaattcaacttaaagtgttggttgcactttattcaaataagatgtcaatgtattggccattaattgttggtttgcttgtttgtatccataattcatatatacacaattccttacaagaaataacaggaatatagaaaACTTTACCTGCAGTGTCCGggattaattatttacttcacagtcacactggttgATATTTTTGGATAAAAAGtgactgaatcgatttcaacttaTTGAATTGTTTCGGATCATATtgttctaaaaaaatatataatctcTGAATCGTATCAGCAACCACAAATATCGAATCAAATCATTGTTAAAggtaatcgttacacccctagtagaaATGGTTACTTAAATGTGAGGGGTAGGATAGACATTATTTATCTCACAATTTGTCTTGGACTCATCTACTGTGCCATAAATGTTGAGGCATTTCAAGGATCATTAAATCCTTGAATGCCTTAAAAGCCACAACGACAGCAAACCGTACATAGACAGGAAATCTCAACAACAATTACTTAACAGTATTGCACATATCCCATACATACTTTACACTCATGGGTAAGACATATACTAAAAGACCTTTGAGGTCATATTAgtaaaaatactataaaaatgatcTAATATGGTGGCCAGTGCATGTATTGTGTGTTACTTTGTCTCATCTGCGCCTTAACGTGAAAAGGTAGCATGTTAAAGTCCCACTCTGACTGAAACTTTCTTTCTATTATCTACTGCAGACCTTCTCACGGACAGACAGGCTGCTGAGGCACCGTCGCTTGTGCACGGCCGGGATCCGCAAAGATGATTGTTGCGATAGTCGTACATCTGCATATTCGCAGGACACATCTGGCCACACAGCCTCATGGAGCCCCCTACAGCCTTCCAACAACCGCCTGACTGTCTGACCCGTAAACTCTTTCACGGCCCCCATCCCACCCCCAAAATACTTAATAGACAGTTGAAGACTCAGTAGGTTGCGCTGATGTGCAACATCACTGAAAGCTAACACAACTTAGCTTACATTAATAGCTAGTGCAACCAGACTCCCTTTAGTTTGATTTTTGTACCATCGGTATCTTCTGTTCTTCATTGTCAAGGTCAAAGGGGAAAGACTAAAGCTCAACCTCTCAAAAGGCAAGAGTccacaatatgatggcaataagtGAATGATCCTTGCACTTACAACTGATCGCGCTGAAGACTTTAATAGCGTTGTTGTAATGAAATGTATTGGGAGTATTTCTGACAGCACGTCTCTGATTGTCATGCTGAACCTAGAAATCAACACATTTGTAGCTCTATAGAGGTCAATACCTACAGTTTGTTTCTAGTAAATAGCAACCCTTCTAATACTGTAGGGCAGTGCTAGTCAACTGGCGGCGCGGGAATGACACTAGACTGGCCACCCTAGTTCAGTTTAAAGCTTgggagaaaaacatttttgcaacattttttttgaaacagggctcctgttgtatagaggaaccttAACTAGTGTTAACCTATTGACATatctttgcattgacattttaagatCCTAAAGCCAAATGTCCACTACGGCGGTATTTTTTGCATAACAGGACTATTTTACTTAAAAATGTGTAATTGATCAAATAAATAGGCCAAaaacaattgtccactgcagagTCAACTAGTTCTCACAATAAGAATAAGTCTTGCCCCCTGGTCCTTAGTTTTCTGGAAATGTGTTCAACTATTTAGTTGAATAGCCCAGCTGTAGGGTTTGTGTGACTATTGTAattaaaatgtacattttaaacTGTAAGAGCATCACCACCATAAACTGTTCACCTAGCTAATATCTAAATATGCAGCAAACACACTTACTGCTCCATTGTTTTCAAGTGTCTTGCAGTTAAAAAGTTGGTGAAAAATACTtgagcttttgttttgtttttgttttttttaacacacgGCCATTGCAATTATTGGCTTTAATTGCTATTCTGCTTTTTTAGTGGTATAACTGCATTGACGAATGTCCTTTCAGACTTAGGCCAGGTTGCTGATGATTTCtctttatcatttttattatttagatCAATGATCCTGCTCAGTTGTATGACCTTTTtcagaagctttttttttttgggagtgGACCAAGACAACCAAAGTACAGTTGTTAAGTTTTAGTCAGAGACCTGCTGGAAATGAGCTGGGCATTGGCTTGACATGATTGAATGTGAAGATACTGTGCCGTGGTCATTTCACCTCCAACTTAACACTTGGGCGTCTTCAGTGAAGATGTGTTTTTTATTGATGATATTCTGTAGAAACCTGTGTATGATTTAATCTGCAAACACTGGGCGGAAGTATTAGTTTGGCTGTAGAACACTTGATTTTGGCGTTACCTGTCTAGAGTACTGCAAAAGTGTTTTATAGTTTTCCATTAGACGGATAGTTCTGTTGCTATTTTAGAAGAGGAGATGGAGCCCAATCATTGACATTGCCCTCTGCTTATTAagttaatatatactgtatatttaaattgtgttagatgtagacAACTTTATTTGTGGGACCTACATtccaaaaaactaaatatttacaAAGTTATGAAATGTAGTTTGATGATTTCTTGTAAAATACAAAGCTTTAAGTGGAATCATTTTGAAGAAACCACTTACTTGCCTCTAGTACATCAGCCATTTTCAATTCTcatattttctttaatttgtaTAAATGTTTGGATTTCATCTTTATTAGTTATTTCAAAGGTGAAATGAAGTAAATTTTATAGCTgattatattgtattgtgcatGGAGGTTTAGGGCCCTAAGTctgaataaaatgttaatactTTTTGTAGCGAGTGCACGTTATGTTCAATCATTTAGAAGGACTTTGTgcagtatatatttttaaagataCATCTTCCTATACGGGTACAATATTCTGTATTATTAGTGACACAACAGCCCCGCAGTTAATTCCACACTTCATTAATATTCTAATGCTCACTGTTCAACATTTGTGTTCCACTTTGAAACACGTTTAATATAAATGAGAAACGACTTGTAACGGCTGTGCAAACAGATCTGTATAACAAGTATATGATGTTGGTCATTCATTATTCACAAACACAAGGATTGCATAAAACAAACCCTAGTCTGTTaggttttatgctttttttttgcaatgaaaTGTTGCCAAAGCGACGTGCTAATACTTGCATGCAGGTATTTCTGGAACGGCTGAACCTATGTTGTATTTGAATGCTGAAGATGTTTCAACTCTTTAAAGCAAAACTTGGTTCTGTCACCAGAGGGGGCTGTCTCTTAGTTTTCTGTCTGTGTGTCTCCATTACACACAAACAGACATGGTACTTTGGCAGTGGAGCAGTGTGATCACTACTCCCCATAGACTCtgtatgatgatgacgatgatgaattCAACCTTACAGACCATGCAAACAAGTCAACGCAGTCCCTATTgcaaagttccatccatccattgtctaccgcttgtcccttttgtggtcgcggggtgtgctggagcctatctcagctgcattcgggcggtaggcggggtacaccctggacaagtcaccacctcagggccaacacacatagacaacattcacacactagggccaatttagtgttgccaatcaacctatccccaggtgcatgtctttggaagtagcAGGAAGCCGGAGTAGGTTCCGTTTGAGTCCAACAAGCTCAAGTACAAACTCTGAAAAAGTGTCAGAATCATCTTTATTGGCCATGTATGGCAGACATTTGTGTATGGAGGAGATTATTTGTTCAAGTATATGCTGTCTTTGGTTTTGGACTAATCAGTCTGCAGACTAAAGTGCAGCTTGTAGCCTTTAGAACCCTCTTCAATGCTATTGACCAGTTCTTTAATTAAAGCATTAGGATAGGCTGCATGAGATCAGCCCAAAGACTGCTGGGAGTGCGCACTCGCCCCCATGGGAGACATCCCCTCCCTCGGCCGTCTGATTTACAGCACCCACAGGCCCCCGGCACTTAACAATGGACCTCTTTAAGTGAGGGAGATGGGGAGGAtatcagaaaggaggttataacACTCCATCTTCATACCCAAAGTGCTGAAATCATCCAGGTTTGAAATCATCTCAGTAAGACAGACCGATCATGGAGTCAGTCCAGAGATAAAATGTACGAGTGCTGCCTTGTGCGCCGGCTGCTTGAGACTGATGGCCAAATCTCTTACCTGCTCACCTCTCCTGTCAAAGCTGTAAAAAATAGGCCCTTCAAAAAGAAATTCCACCAAAGGCAAGTAAATCTCAGCAGAGTGGAGACTGGTGTGCCGACCACAGAGAGCAGTACTATTCAAACCGGCGGCCATGGGACCAAATCCGACCCGGGAATGACACCACACATGGCCTCCAAGTTCAGtttaaaacttgggagacaaatatttttgcagcaaTTTTTTAACACCAAAGCTCTACTGTCGTATAGGAACttagaccactgtaaacacattggcagatccttgcattgatattTTAACCTTGCCAGCAAACATAAAACACTAGGTTCTAAACTTGTGATTTGCATAagtgaggtgttcctcaaggcacccgttTAAGTTCTCTCCTTTTTTAGCagttacaatttttttgtaatgtgatttatgtaactacggtgttgctgtagcttgtttacttcagatgcagtcagcagTTCGACGTATTTAGTTATACCAATGGTGTTcgtcaaggttccatcttaggtcctctctttttcataatTTTAGCTATTCAACTGGTACTGGGGTTCTGTTCAAAAAAACTTGTGGGAGGCTCACATTTTCACAGcggattcttaaaaacaacagagcgctgttgtaactgacaaaataaatagaccaaaatcaaatgtctgctgtagagcaggggtccccaaccaccggtctggggactggtaccggtccgtgacgcatttgctaccgggccgcagagaaacattaaataatttataaacgactgcattttcttcgACTCAACTTTCgtctgtcccactagacacaccaataagcttgttgatagatgtacaataaaactcctcagaggaagttgccatttgttatatttgttataacttttgtgacatgatacattgcacattaatgaacatatataatataaatgtgatagattgtagccaaaggctgatttccatctgcagtgcccagcaggttgatggtaaCCTGCTGCGGATCTCatcgcaaagaaacaagcccaaggctcccactaattcagcgttttaGTGagatgtatttttcatgcacttatttttgctgtatt encodes the following:
- the znf740b gene encoding zinc finger protein 740b isoform X2; translated protein: MALMQANNIPGQKKMMSHMGHGHRASSESHHTHSHHSHNHHGHQGHHAHIGHLSAGSCPPLLIQKDGDYHTSRILDGKNMQHKKKHKKSGSVKVKEEVRPLLQQLDMDDDDDSALKVQKNFICDHCYGAFRSSYHLKRHILTHTGEKPYACDSCEMRFIQRYHLDRHKRVHSGEKPYQCDRCNQTFSRTDRLLRHRRLCTAGIRKDDCCDSRTSAYSQDTSGHTASWSPLQPSNNRLTV
- the znf740b gene encoding zinc finger protein 740b isoform X1, with translation MTHHSNNSVQGQMKWAGLLGCEAVFSSMALMQANNIPGQKKMMSHMGHGHRASSESHHTHSHHSHNHHGHQGHHAHIGHLSAGSCPPLLIQKDGDYHTSRILDGKNMQHKKKHKKSGSVKVKEEVRPLLQQLDMDDDDDSALKVQKNFICDHCYGAFRSSYHLKRHILTHTGEKPYACDSCEMRFIQRYHLDRHKRVHSGEKPYQCDRCNQTFSRTDRLLRHRRLCTAGIRKDDCCDSRTSAYSQDTSGHTASWSPLQPSNNRLTV